A genomic region of Cannabis sativa cultivar Pink pepper isolate KNU-18-1 chromosome 1, ASM2916894v1, whole genome shotgun sequence contains the following coding sequences:
- the LOC115720384 gene encoding protein neprosin-like, whose translation MRMKGFFMVAIVLCKLLCYCKSQEQSVKLSRDELLEIENQLERLNKSSIKTIKTQHGDIYDCIDFYEQPAFDHPLLKNHKYDFQMGPSSHPNPMVRENKPPKNVKQVSINNGLKGEKCPAGFIPIRRITKEDLIRAKLFTKSYTSRINSPPTFHHALVYTSDPTKKYNGGGTFASFYTLYNVTGSQYTFGRIKLQNGLDIIQAGWGVNPSVYGDNKTRIFIYFQAGELSCFNTVCPGFILVDPQPMIEMTLRETHPGNLPTWELPINIYRDPTTGNWWFQLGENYDNIGYWPSSIFSGGLKDLATYIDWGGETYSPLGQIGPPMGSGLLLKQNTRYDAYCRALTIINEAHIREDAKNTKISSIDIDFYLVKDLGFHRHFGHLMVYGGPGPR comes from the exons atgagaatgaAGGGATTTTTTATGGTTGCTATTGTATTGTGTAAACTTTTATGTTATTGCAAATCTCAAGAACAATCAGTAAAATTATCAAGAGATGAACTTCTTGAAATAGAGAATCAACTTGAGCGACTGAACAAATCATCAATCAAAActataaaa ACACAACATGGAGATATTTATGATTGTATTGATTTTTACGAACAACCAGCATTTGATCATCCTTTGTTGAAGAATCACAAATATGATTTTcaa ATGGGACCTTCTTCTCATCCCAATCCGATGGTTAGGGAAAACAAACCTCCAAAAAATGTGAAACAAGTATCGATAAATAATGGGTTAAAAGGTGAAAAATGTCCAGCTGGGTTCATTCCAATAAGAAGAATTACCAAGGAAGATCTTATCAGAGCCAAATTATTTACAAAGTCATATACTTCAAGAATTAATTCTCCTCCTACTTTTCAT CATGCACTTGTTTACACATCCGATCCAACCAAGAAATACAATGGAGGTGGAACATTTGCAAGTTTTTACACACTATATAATGTCACTGGCTCACAATATACTTTTGGTcgaataaaattgcaaaatggACTTGATATCATTCAAGCTGGTTGGGGA GTAAATCCTAGTGTATACGGGGATAATAAGACTCGGATCTTCATATATTTTCAG GCTGGTGAATTATCTTGTTTCAATACAGTGTGTCCAGGGTTCATTTTGGTTGACCCTCAACCTATGATCGAAATGACTCTAAGAGAAACTCACCCTGGTAATTTACCTACATGGGAACTTCCAATCAATATTTATcgg GATCCAACTACTGGAAATTGGTGGTTTCAACTTGGAGAGAATTATGATAATATTGGATATTGGCCATCAAGCATATTTAGTGGTGGCTTGAAAGACTTGGCTACATATATTGATTGGGGAGGAGAAACTTACAGTCCACTTGGTCAAATTGGTCCTCCAATGGGATCTGGTTtacttttaaaacaaaatactcgTTATGATGCATATTGTAGAGCATTAACAATTATAAATGAGGCGCACATACGAGAAGATGCTAAAAACACAAAAATTTCttccattgatattgacttttaTTTAGTTAAAGATTTGGGATTTCATCGTCACTTTGGACATCTCATGGTATATGGTGGTCCTGGTCCTAGATGA
- the LOC133028926 gene encoding scarecrow-like protein 14 isoform X3: protein MLFNLRSTILRRRTGEASSFCHMGKTQILDLESLECNLLDEQKGKRSLEREYGESQEESRKSKQSAIYSDDSEATEIMFDRVLLYEGDTTQSTVSTVRQKSSQNHQAKGSGRKVRFPKKEGNDKKEMVDLWTLLTHCAEAVADYDQRTATEQLRRIRQHSSPCGDATQRLAHYFANGFEARLTGKKTASYSALVSSEMSFADILKAYQVYITACPFMRMSYSFANQTIKKLAKNVRSVHIIDFGILYGFQWPELIQRLSKTPGGPPKLRITGIEIPQPGFRPSEKVEETKRRLENFCERFNVPSEYNVIAQKWETIRYEDLNIDPDRDELVVVNCLYRLKHIPDETVVMNNPRDTVLKLIRRINPDLFIHGVVNGAYSAPFFMTRFKETLFHYSPLFDMFDTTVPRQEEYRLKFEKAVYGRDIENVMACEGLERVERPESYRQWQVRNTRVGFKQIPLDQEIFEAVKNTVDSSYDNNFVVEQHGEWLLQGWKGRRIYCLSFWKPT from the exons ATGCTTTTTAACCTGCGATCGACCATTTTGAG GAGAAGGACAGGGGAAGCAAGTTCATTTTGTCATATGGGCAAAACCCAGATCTTGGATTTGGAGAGTTTGGAATGTAATTTACTTGATGAACAGAAGGGAAAGAGGAGCCTTGAAAGAGAATACGGTGAGAGTCAAGAAGAAAGTAGGAAAAGCAAGCAATCAGCAATTTAtagtgatgattctgaggcaACAGAGATCATGTTTGACAGAGTATTACTCTATGAAGGTGATACCACTCAATCTACTGTGTCAACTGTTCGTCAGAAGTCTTCACAGAACCACCAAGCAAAAGGGTCTGGTAGAAAGGTGCGGTTTCCAAAGAAAGAAGGTAATGACAAGAAAGAAATGGTGGATTTATGGACCCTTTTGACTCATTGTGCTGAAGCAGTGGCTGACTATGACCAAAGAACTGCAACTGAACAATTGAGACGGATAAGGCAGCATTCTTCTCCTTGTGGAGATGCAACTCAAAGATTAGCTCACTACTTTGCTAATGGCTTTGAAGCACGCTTGACTGGGAAAAAGACAGCTTCATATTCAGCTCTTGTAAGTAGTGAGATGTCCTTTGCTGATATCTTGAAAGCCTACCAAGTATACATTACTGCCTGCCCTTTCATGAGGATGTCCTATTCATTTGCTAACCAAACAATTAAGAAACTAGCAAAGAACGTAAGAAGTGTTCACATTATTGACTTTGGTATTCTCTACGGTTTCCAATGGCCCGAGCTTATCCAACGTCTCTCAAAAACACCAGGAGGCCCTCCAAAGCTTCGAATCACAGGAATTGAGATACCCCAACCAGGTTTTCGACCCTCGGAGAAGGTGGAAGAGACTAAGCGTCGTTTAGAAAACTTTTGTGAGAGATTCAATGTTCCATCTGAGTACAATGTAATTGCTCAGAAGTGGGAAACAATCCGTTATGAGGATCTCAATATCGATCCAGACAGAGACGAGCTTGTTGTGGTTAATTGTTTGTATCGGTTAAAGCACATACCAGATGAAACAGTGGTGATGAACAACCCAAGAGACACTGTGTTAAAGCTGATAAGGAGAATAAATCCTGACCTTTTCATACATGGTGTTGTTAATGGTGCATACAGTGCACCTTTCTTCATGACAAGGTTCAAAGAGACACTCTTTCACTACTCACCATTGTTTGACATGTTTGACACTACCGTACCTCGGCAAGAAGAGTACAGATTAAAGTTTGAGAAAGCAGTTTATGGAAGGGATATAGAGAATGTGATGGCGTGTGAGGGGTTGGAGAGAGTTGAGAGGCCAGAGAGTTACAGGCAGTGGCAGGTAAGGAACACAAGAGTAGGGTTCAAGCAGATCCCACTTGACCAAGAAATCTTTGAAGCTGTGAAGAACACTGTGGACTCAAGTTACGACAACAATTTTGTTGTTGAACAACATGGTGAGTGGTTGTTACAAGGTTGGAAAGGACGACGTATATATTGTCTCTCTTTTTGGAAACCTACTTGA
- the LOC133028926 gene encoding scarecrow-like protein 14 isoform X1, translating to MDTLFEELLVSSMNDFNFNQGTNQNIVEASSHETNHPQLSDSNLVSVGDSPGSSSADSFNATLKYLSEILMEEEDLERKFLILEDPLALQAAEKPFYDLLGQNYPLSSNKGENSSSDHVQSVDHFRRRTGEASSFCHMGKTQILDLESLECNLLDEQKGKRSLEREYGESQEESRKSKQSAIYSDDSEATEIMFDRVLLYEGDTTQSTVSTVRQKSSQNHQAKGSGRKVRFPKKEGNDKKEMVDLWTLLTHCAEAVADYDQRTATEQLRRIRQHSSPCGDATQRLAHYFANGFEARLTGKKTASYSALVSSEMSFADILKAYQVYITACPFMRMSYSFANQTIKKLAKNVRSVHIIDFGILYGFQWPELIQRLSKTPGGPPKLRITGIEIPQPGFRPSEKVEETKRRLENFCERFNVPSEYNVIAQKWETIRYEDLNIDPDRDELVVVNCLYRLKHIPDETVVMNNPRDTVLKLIRRINPDLFIHGVVNGAYSAPFFMTRFKETLFHYSPLFDMFDTTVPRQEEYRLKFEKAVYGRDIENVMACEGLERVERPESYRQWQVRNTRVGFKQIPLDQEIFEAVKNTVDSSYDNNFVVEQHGEWLLQGWKGRRIYCLSFWKPT from the coding sequence ATGGATACCCTTTTTGAAGAATTACTTGTTTCTTCCATGAATGATTTTAACTTCAACCAAGGTACAAATCAAAATATTGTGGAAGCTTCTTCACATGAAACAAATCATCCTCAATTGAGTGATTCAAATTTGGTTTCGGTGGGAGATTCTCCTGGCTCTTCCTCTGCCGATTCCTTTAATGCTACACTTAAGTACCTAAGTGAGATACTCATGGAAGAGGAAGACTTGGAGAGAAAGTTCCTGATTTTAGAGGACCCTTTGGCACTCCAAGCTGCTGAAAAGCCATTCTATGATCTCCTTGGCCAGAATTATCCCCTTTCTTCTAATAAAGGTGAAAATTCATCTTCTGATCATGTACAATCTGTTGACCATTTTAGGAGAAGGACAGGGGAAGCAAGTTCATTTTGTCATATGGGCAAAACCCAGATCTTGGATTTGGAGAGTTTGGAATGTAATTTACTTGATGAACAGAAGGGAAAGAGGAGCCTTGAAAGAGAATACGGTGAGAGTCAAGAAGAAAGTAGGAAAAGCAAGCAATCAGCAATTTAtagtgatgattctgaggcaACAGAGATCATGTTTGACAGAGTATTACTCTATGAAGGTGATACCACTCAATCTACTGTGTCAACTGTTCGTCAGAAGTCTTCACAGAACCACCAAGCAAAAGGGTCTGGTAGAAAGGTGCGGTTTCCAAAGAAAGAAGGTAATGACAAGAAAGAAATGGTGGATTTATGGACCCTTTTGACTCATTGTGCTGAAGCAGTGGCTGACTATGACCAAAGAACTGCAACTGAACAATTGAGACGGATAAGGCAGCATTCTTCTCCTTGTGGAGATGCAACTCAAAGATTAGCTCACTACTTTGCTAATGGCTTTGAAGCACGCTTGACTGGGAAAAAGACAGCTTCATATTCAGCTCTTGTAAGTAGTGAGATGTCCTTTGCTGATATCTTGAAAGCCTACCAAGTATACATTACTGCCTGCCCTTTCATGAGGATGTCCTATTCATTTGCTAACCAAACAATTAAGAAACTAGCAAAGAACGTAAGAAGTGTTCACATTATTGACTTTGGTATTCTCTACGGTTTCCAATGGCCCGAGCTTATCCAACGTCTCTCAAAAACACCAGGAGGCCCTCCAAAGCTTCGAATCACAGGAATTGAGATACCCCAACCAGGTTTTCGACCCTCGGAGAAGGTGGAAGAGACTAAGCGTCGTTTAGAAAACTTTTGTGAGAGATTCAATGTTCCATCTGAGTACAATGTAATTGCTCAGAAGTGGGAAACAATCCGTTATGAGGATCTCAATATCGATCCAGACAGAGACGAGCTTGTTGTGGTTAATTGTTTGTATCGGTTAAAGCACATACCAGATGAAACAGTGGTGATGAACAACCCAAGAGACACTGTGTTAAAGCTGATAAGGAGAATAAATCCTGACCTTTTCATACATGGTGTTGTTAATGGTGCATACAGTGCACCTTTCTTCATGACAAGGTTCAAAGAGACACTCTTTCACTACTCACCATTGTTTGACATGTTTGACACTACCGTACCTCGGCAAGAAGAGTACAGATTAAAGTTTGAGAAAGCAGTTTATGGAAGGGATATAGAGAATGTGATGGCGTGTGAGGGGTTGGAGAGAGTTGAGAGGCCAGAGAGTTACAGGCAGTGGCAGGTAAGGAACACAAGAGTAGGGTTCAAGCAGATCCCACTTGACCAAGAAATCTTTGAAGCTGTGAAGAACACTGTGGACTCAAGTTACGACAACAATTTTGTTGTTGAACAACATGGTGAGTGGTTGTTACAAGGTTGGAAAGGACGACGTATATATTGTCTCTCTTTTTGGAAACCTACTTGA
- the LOC133028926 gene encoding scarecrow-like protein 14 isoform X2, translating into MEEEDLERKFLILEDPLALQAAEKPFYDLLGQNYPLSSNKGENSSSDHVQSVDHFRRRTGEASSFCHMGKTQILDLESLECNLLDEQKGKRSLEREYGESQEESRKSKQSAIYSDDSEATEIMFDRVLLYEGDTTQSTVSTVRQKSSQNHQAKGSGRKVRFPKKEGNDKKEMVDLWTLLTHCAEAVADYDQRTATEQLRRIRQHSSPCGDATQRLAHYFANGFEARLTGKKTASYSALVSSEMSFADILKAYQVYITACPFMRMSYSFANQTIKKLAKNVRSVHIIDFGILYGFQWPELIQRLSKTPGGPPKLRITGIEIPQPGFRPSEKVEETKRRLENFCERFNVPSEYNVIAQKWETIRYEDLNIDPDRDELVVVNCLYRLKHIPDETVVMNNPRDTVLKLIRRINPDLFIHGVVNGAYSAPFFMTRFKETLFHYSPLFDMFDTTVPRQEEYRLKFEKAVYGRDIENVMACEGLERVERPESYRQWQVRNTRVGFKQIPLDQEIFEAVKNTVDSSYDNNFVVEQHGEWLLQGWKGRRIYCLSFWKPT; encoded by the coding sequence ATGGAAGAGGAAGACTTGGAGAGAAAGTTCCTGATTTTAGAGGACCCTTTGGCACTCCAAGCTGCTGAAAAGCCATTCTATGATCTCCTTGGCCAGAATTATCCCCTTTCTTCTAATAAAGGTGAAAATTCATCTTCTGATCATGTACAATCTGTTGACCATTTTAGGAGAAGGACAGGGGAAGCAAGTTCATTTTGTCATATGGGCAAAACCCAGATCTTGGATTTGGAGAGTTTGGAATGTAATTTACTTGATGAACAGAAGGGAAAGAGGAGCCTTGAAAGAGAATACGGTGAGAGTCAAGAAGAAAGTAGGAAAAGCAAGCAATCAGCAATTTAtagtgatgattctgaggcaACAGAGATCATGTTTGACAGAGTATTACTCTATGAAGGTGATACCACTCAATCTACTGTGTCAACTGTTCGTCAGAAGTCTTCACAGAACCACCAAGCAAAAGGGTCTGGTAGAAAGGTGCGGTTTCCAAAGAAAGAAGGTAATGACAAGAAAGAAATGGTGGATTTATGGACCCTTTTGACTCATTGTGCTGAAGCAGTGGCTGACTATGACCAAAGAACTGCAACTGAACAATTGAGACGGATAAGGCAGCATTCTTCTCCTTGTGGAGATGCAACTCAAAGATTAGCTCACTACTTTGCTAATGGCTTTGAAGCACGCTTGACTGGGAAAAAGACAGCTTCATATTCAGCTCTTGTAAGTAGTGAGATGTCCTTTGCTGATATCTTGAAAGCCTACCAAGTATACATTACTGCCTGCCCTTTCATGAGGATGTCCTATTCATTTGCTAACCAAACAATTAAGAAACTAGCAAAGAACGTAAGAAGTGTTCACATTATTGACTTTGGTATTCTCTACGGTTTCCAATGGCCCGAGCTTATCCAACGTCTCTCAAAAACACCAGGAGGCCCTCCAAAGCTTCGAATCACAGGAATTGAGATACCCCAACCAGGTTTTCGACCCTCGGAGAAGGTGGAAGAGACTAAGCGTCGTTTAGAAAACTTTTGTGAGAGATTCAATGTTCCATCTGAGTACAATGTAATTGCTCAGAAGTGGGAAACAATCCGTTATGAGGATCTCAATATCGATCCAGACAGAGACGAGCTTGTTGTGGTTAATTGTTTGTATCGGTTAAAGCACATACCAGATGAAACAGTGGTGATGAACAACCCAAGAGACACTGTGTTAAAGCTGATAAGGAGAATAAATCCTGACCTTTTCATACATGGTGTTGTTAATGGTGCATACAGTGCACCTTTCTTCATGACAAGGTTCAAAGAGACACTCTTTCACTACTCACCATTGTTTGACATGTTTGACACTACCGTACCTCGGCAAGAAGAGTACAGATTAAAGTTTGAGAAAGCAGTTTATGGAAGGGATATAGAGAATGTGATGGCGTGTGAGGGGTTGGAGAGAGTTGAGAGGCCAGAGAGTTACAGGCAGTGGCAGGTAAGGAACACAAGAGTAGGGTTCAAGCAGATCCCACTTGACCAAGAAATCTTTGAAGCTGTGAAGAACACTGTGGACTCAAGTTACGACAACAATTTTGTTGTTGAACAACATGGTGAGTGGTTGTTACAAGGTTGGAAAGGACGACGTATATATTGTCTCTCTTTTTGGAAACCTACTTGA